Proteins encoded by one window of Deinococcus radiotolerans:
- a CDS encoding N-acyl-D-amino-acid deacylase family protein, translating into MSDAVWITGGTVIDGTGAPGRQAEVMLEGGRVTRLAPRGTPAPAGAEVVDAAGHVVAPGFIDVMSHSVATLLHDPRSLGKVTQGVTTEIMGEGWTPAPAVPGEPHGFPVHGLPGGDERWAARSRGWTRFGDWLAAQKEVGAAVNFGSFLGGATVRMAARGHAQGESTPEELGRMCQVTREAMEDGAFGLATALIYPPGSYAGTDELVAICREVAAYGGIYITHMRSEGEGLLGGLEEALDITARSGARLHLYHLKAAGRPAWPLMEPLIERVNAERAAGRDIHADLYLYTAGGTGLSAVTPPWASEDDALRERLLDPAQRARIRQAMLEPDGTWEPLGSLAGPEGVFPVGLRHPDHQPYVGRSLAEIAGLRGQDWIDAALDLITAEPGRVGSLFHLMSEANIERQLREPWVMLGSDAAGYDPAARTDGGTGGHPRSFGNFTRLLAHYVRDRQILTLEDAVHRMTGLPARHLRLEGRGELREGACADVVIFDPAGVRDRATYADSEQLSEGVRDVWVNGVAVLRGGEHTGARPGRRLYGPGSHPAGDPHDAPTA; encoded by the coding sequence GTGAGCGACGCGGTCTGGATCACGGGCGGCACCGTGATCGACGGCACCGGCGCGCCCGGCCGCCAGGCGGAGGTGATGCTCGAAGGCGGCCGCGTCACCCGGCTCGCGCCGCGCGGCACGCCCGCCCCCGCCGGCGCCGAGGTGGTGGACGCCGCGGGACACGTCGTCGCCCCCGGCTTCATCGACGTGATGAGTCACTCGGTCGCCACGCTGCTGCACGACCCCCGCAGCCTGGGCAAGGTCACGCAGGGCGTCACCACCGAAATCATGGGCGAAGGCTGGACCCCCGCGCCTGCCGTACCCGGGGAACCGCACGGCTTTCCCGTGCACGGCCTGCCCGGCGGCGACGAACGCTGGGCGGCCCGCTCCAGGGGCTGGACCCGCTTCGGGGACTGGCTCGCGGCGCAGAAGGAGGTGGGCGCCGCGGTGAACTTCGGCTCGTTCCTCGGCGGGGCCACCGTGCGCATGGCCGCCCGGGGCCACGCCCAGGGGGAGAGCACGCCCGAGGAACTGGGGCGGATGTGTCAGGTGACGCGCGAGGCGATGGAGGACGGCGCCTTCGGCCTCGCCACCGCCCTCATCTACCCGCCCGGCAGTTACGCGGGCACCGACGAACTCGTGGCAATCTGCCGCGAGGTCGCGGCTTACGGCGGCATCTACATCACCCACATGCGCTCCGAAGGCGAGGGGTTGCTCGGCGGCCTCGAGGAGGCGCTGGACATCACCGCCCGCAGCGGAGCGCGCCTGCACCTCTATCACCTCAAGGCGGCCGGCCGGCCCGCCTGGCCGCTGATGGAACCGCTGATCGAGCGCGTGAATGCCGAGCGCGCCGCGGGGCGCGACATTCACGCCGACCTGTACCTTTACACCGCCGGCGGGACGGGTCTGTCGGCCGTCACGCCGCCCTGGGCGAGTGAGGACGACGCGCTGCGCGAGCGGCTGCTGGACCCGGCGCAGCGCGCCCGCATTCGCCAGGCGATGCTCGAGCCCGACGGCACCTGGGAGCCGCTGGGCAGCCTAGCCGGCCCCGAGGGGGTCTTTCCGGTGGGCCTGCGGCACCCGGACCACCAGCCCTACGTGGGCCGCTCTCTGGCAGAGATCGCCGGCCTGCGCGGCCAGGACTGGATCGACGCGGCCCTCGATCTGATCACCGCGGAGCCCGGCCGGGTGGGCAGCCTCTTTCACCTGATGAGCGAAGCAAACATCGAGCGGCAGCTGCGCGAACCGTGGGTCATGCTGGGGTCTGACGCGGCGGGCTACGACCCGGCCGCCCGGACGGACGGCGGCACGGGTGGGCACCCCCGCTCGTTCGGGAATTTCACCCGGCTGCTCGCCCATTACGTCCGGGACCGTCAGATTCTGACCCTGGAGGACGCCGTGCACCGCATGACCGGACTCCCGGCGCGCCACCTGCGCCTCGAGGGGCGCGGTGAACTGCGCGAAGGCGCCTGCGCGGACGTGGTGATCTTCGACCCGGCCGGCGTGCGCGACCGGGCCACCTACGCCGACTCCGAGCAGCTGTCCGAAGGTGTCCGGGACGTCTGGGTGAATGGTGTTGCGGTCCTGCGCGGTGGCGAACACACCGGGGCCCGCCCCGGACGCCGCCTGTACGGCCCGGGCTCCCACCCCGCAGGAGACCCGCATGACGCGCCCACTGCCTGA
- a CDS encoding serine hydrolase domain-containing protein: MTAPTTPTTPTDLAERFEHEARRLLEEFQVPGVSLGLLTPEGDHLVTLGVTSLENPLPVTTDTIFQIGSTTKTLTSLTISVLEAQGKLSRDDLIRTHLPDFRLKDESVAAELTILDTLTHQGGFQGDLFEDTGDGDDALARVLDLLADAPQMVPLRGHWSYNNAGFYITGRVIEVVTGLTWEAAVTELVLKPLGMTKTLFFPNEIMTHRFAAGHNKIGEEFVVQRPWQMVRSAGPAGSTCSSTVNDMARYAHYVMSGTVPSPQTDTDVSAEDTPKADTASGAATLATLDRTRLWAPVRSIGIALNGFPGDQGQIGQSWFIDQYDAATILSHGGTTVGHQSDFWLSPDRGVAFIALTNGSNGHAYNRRLSEWVKREVLGLTAPDTTDHQPSDDDLQELAGTYLVVGQPLKMEAEVRGGVLTLLIPDTAGGGTKDAALRFIAPDRAIISGGDMDGYAIDFLRDETGQVEFLKVVVRLYPRQRDEAPATAQPLPALEEV, translated from the coding sequence ATGACTGCACCGACGACCCCCACGACCCCCACCGACCTCGCCGAACGGTTCGAACACGAAGCCCGGCGCCTGCTCGAAGAATTCCAGGTCCCCGGCGTGTCCCTCGGGCTGCTGACGCCCGAAGGCGACCACCTCGTGACCCTGGGGGTGACCAGCCTGGAAAACCCACTCCCGGTCACCACCGACACTATCTTCCAGATCGGCAGCACCACCAAGACCCTCACCTCCCTGACCATCTCGGTGCTGGAAGCGCAGGGCAAACTCAGTCGCGACGACCTGATTCGCACCCACCTGCCGGACTTCCGGCTCAAGGACGAGTCCGTGGCGGCCGAGCTGACCATCCTCGACACCCTGACCCACCAGGGCGGCTTCCAGGGCGACCTGTTCGAGGACACCGGCGACGGCGACGACGCCCTTGCCAGGGTGCTCGACCTGCTCGCCGACGCGCCGCAGATGGTCCCGCTGCGCGGCCACTGGAGTTACAACAACGCCGGGTTCTACATTACCGGGCGGGTCATCGAGGTGGTGACCGGCCTGACCTGGGAAGCGGCGGTGACCGAACTTGTGCTCAAACCGCTCGGCATGACGAAGACCCTGTTCTTCCCCAACGAGATCATGACCCACCGCTTCGCCGCCGGGCACAACAAGATCGGCGAGGAGTTCGTCGTGCAGCGGCCCTGGCAGATGGTCCGTTCGGCCGGCCCGGCGGGCAGCACCTGCTCATCGACCGTGAACGACATGGCCCGCTACGCCCACTACGTCATGTCCGGCACGGTGCCCAGCCCCCAGACGGACACCGATGTCAGCGCCGAGGACACCCCCAAGGCCGATACGGCGTCCGGCGCCGCGACCCTCGCCACGCTCGACCGGACCCGGCTGTGGGCGCCGGTGCGGTCCATCGGCATCGCGCTCAACGGCTTCCCCGGCGACCAGGGGCAGATCGGGCAGAGCTGGTTCATCGACCAGTACGACGCCGCGACGATCCTCAGTCACGGCGGCACCACCGTCGGCCACCAGTCGGACTTCTGGCTGTCCCCGGACCGGGGCGTGGCTTTCATCGCCCTGACGAACGGCAGCAACGGCCACGCCTACAACCGCCGGCTCAGCGAATGGGTCAAGCGCGAGGTGCTGGGCCTCACGGCGCCCGACACCACTGACCACCAGCCCAGCGACGACGACCTTCAGGAGCTCGCCGGCACGTACCTGGTCGTCGGGCAGCCGCTCAAGATGGAAGCGGAGGTGCGCGGCGGCGTGCTGACCCTCCTGATTCCCGACACCGCGGGGGGCGGCACCAAGGACGCCGCCCTGCGCTTCATCGCCCCGGACCGTGCGATCATCAGTGGCGGCGACATGGACGGGTACGCCATCGACTTCCTGCGTGACGAAACGGGCCAGGTGGAGTTCCTGAAGGTCGTCGTGCGGCTCTACCCCCGCCAGCGCGACGAGGCGCCGGCCACCGCGCAGCCCCTGCCGGCGCTGGAAGAGGTGTGA
- a CDS encoding ABC transporter substrate-binding protein → MKRSLIPLSGALLGSLAAATPRDTLVYQVAAAVASVEPAQAVATYDVLPVQQIYEGLYLNNFGTYTPLLATGMTQSKDGKVSTFTLRKNVKFHDGTTMTCADVEYSLRRTFVVGSETSLAAQVRSTVLGIPGFTADVKKTYTFAKLAAAVRCNAAGQLVLTLDRNVPSLLDALSQAYVVPRKALVAGGDWSGTASDFAAFLGKDVANSALAQKPVGTGAYQFVARDPSRFILKAFPSYWGGAPAIKNVILQKVDSDTARVLALQKGDADIVIVPDRDTLAKLKGVAGVTVYESLPSRDLSTVVLFNQNVKNSALLPAGQLAENNMPVNLFSDIHVRRAFAALFDAQTFTRDALQGFGVPKNTTLPPNNWADDKTLRPPTYSLKTAEAEFRQAWGGKLWSTGFTIPIDFFAGSGLSEVVSGIFKQNIERLNPKFHVQVNTVELSAANAALLGGKLPVAALTWGGADPDTVLRGLYSAQGILAPATGIRDQKLETLLDQANNAVGQSARKPLYRTLLTYLNQQMYGFPLPQPLTWAATGSTLKGYQNFHRTNLLRTLSK, encoded by the coding sequence GGCGAGCGTCGAACCCGCTCAGGCCGTCGCCACGTACGACGTGCTGCCCGTCCAGCAGATCTACGAGGGGCTGTACCTGAACAACTTCGGCACGTACACCCCGCTGCTCGCCACCGGCATGACCCAGAGCAAGGACGGCAAGGTCAGCACCTTCACCCTGCGCAAGAACGTGAAATTCCACGACGGCACCACCATGACCTGCGCCGACGTGGAGTACTCGCTGCGCCGCACCTTCGTGGTAGGCAGTGAAACCTCCCTGGCCGCCCAGGTGCGCAGCACCGTCCTCGGCATTCCCGGCTTCACCGCCGACGTCAAGAAGACCTACACCTTCGCCAAACTGGCCGCCGCCGTGCGGTGCAACGCCGCCGGGCAGCTGGTCCTGACCCTGGACCGCAACGTCCCGAGCCTGCTCGACGCCCTCTCCCAGGCGTACGTCGTGCCCCGCAAGGCGCTCGTCGCGGGCGGTGACTGGAGCGGGACGGCCAGCGACTTTGCGGCGTTCCTCGGCAAGGACGTCGCGAACTCCGCGCTCGCCCAGAAACCCGTGGGCACCGGGGCGTATCAGTTCGTGGCGCGCGACCCGAGCCGCTTCATCCTGAAGGCCTTCCCGAGCTACTGGGGCGGCGCACCCGCGATCAAGAACGTGATCCTCCAGAAAGTCGACAGCGACACCGCCCGCGTGCTCGCCCTCCAGAAAGGCGACGCCGATATTGTCATCGTGCCGGACCGCGACACGCTCGCCAAACTCAAGGGCGTGGCTGGCGTCACCGTGTATGAGTCGCTGCCCAGCCGAGACCTGTCCACCGTGGTGCTGTTCAACCAGAACGTCAAGAACTCCGCGCTGCTGCCCGCCGGACAGCTTGCCGAGAACAATATGCCCGTCAACCTATTCAGCGACATTCACGTCCGCCGGGCCTTCGCGGCGCTGTTCGACGCGCAGACCTTCACCCGCGACGCCCTGCAGGGCTTCGGCGTGCCGAAGAACACCACCCTGCCGCCCAACAACTGGGCCGACGACAAGACCCTGCGGCCCCCCACGTACAGCCTCAAGACCGCCGAAGCCGAATTCCGCCAGGCCTGGGGCGGCAAACTCTGGAGCACCGGCTTTACCATCCCCATCGACTTCTTCGCGGGCAGCGGCCTGTCTGAGGTCGTGTCCGGCATCTTCAAGCAGAACATCGAGCGTCTCAACCCCAAATTTCACGTGCAGGTGAACACCGTGGAACTCAGCGCGGCCAACGCCGCCCTGCTCGGAGGGAAACTGCCCGTCGCGGCCCTCACCTGGGGCGGCGCGGATCCCGACACCGTGCTGCGCGGCCTGTACAGCGCCCAGGGCATCCTCGCGCCCGCCACGGGCATCCGGGACCAGAAACTCGAAACGCTGCTCGACCAGGCGAACAACGCAGTCGGTCAGAGCGCGCGCAAGCCGCTGTACCGCACCCTGCTGACCTACCTCAACCAGCAGATGTACGGCTTCCCGCTGCCGCAGCCGCTGACCTGGGCCGCCACCGGCTCCACCCTCAAGGGCTACCAGAACTTCCACCGCACCAACCTCCTGCGCACCCTATCGAAGTAA
- a CDS encoding dipeptidase, whose amino-acid sequence MTRPLPDFAAPDFTAPDPTAPLIVDAHLDLAWSSQANGRDLKRTVAEIRRAEGRTRDNVMLTLPDLARGNIALVFGTLYAQPASLSFAQDLVSAHPGGYTTPAEARAQATAQLEQYLRWEEGGHLRLIRHLPDLDDHLRRWPQDAVPGVVLTIEGADPILAPDEFDWWWRQGVRSVGLAWTGTRYAGGTGDPRGLTPPGRELLAAMRERGAMHDASHLAEEAFWEALDLTAPGALIASHSNARALLTSAGRADLPPDRHLSDDMIRAIGSRGGVIGLNLMNSFLDADWTLRDRAVPVRMRDQVARHWAHVAGLVGWHSVGIGSDLDAGAGREESPEELDNAADWPRLAGAVPEEHREAVLGGNWLRVLRAHLPRT is encoded by the coding sequence ATGACGCGCCCACTGCCTGATTTCGCTGCGCCTGATTTCACCGCGCCTGATCCCACCGCGCCCCTCATCGTGGACGCCCACCTCGACCTCGCCTGGAGCAGCCAGGCCAACGGACGAGACCTCAAGCGCACAGTCGCCGAGATTCGCCGGGCAGAGGGGCGCACAAGGGACAACGTCATGCTGACGCTCCCGGACCTGGCGCGTGGGAACATCGCGCTGGTGTTCGGCACGCTGTACGCCCAGCCGGCCAGCCTCTCGTTCGCGCAGGACCTCGTCTCGGCGCACCCGGGCGGGTACACCACGCCCGCTGAGGCGCGCGCCCAGGCGACGGCGCAACTGGAGCAGTACCTCCGCTGGGAAGAGGGCGGACACCTGCGCCTGATCCGGCACCTGCCGGACCTCGACGACCACCTGCGCCGCTGGCCGCAGGACGCGGTGCCCGGCGTGGTGCTCACCATCGAGGGGGCCGATCCCATCCTCGCGCCGGACGAGTTTGACTGGTGGTGGCGCCAGGGCGTGCGCTCGGTGGGGCTCGCCTGGACCGGCACCCGCTACGCGGGCGGCACCGGTGACCCGCGCGGCCTCACGCCGCCGGGCCGCGAACTGCTCGCCGCCATGCGGGAACGCGGCGCGATGCACGACGCGTCGCACCTCGCCGAGGAGGCCTTCTGGGAGGCGCTGGACCTCACGGCCCCCGGCGCCCTGATCGCCTCGCACAGCAACGCCCGGGCCCTGCTGACCTCCGCCGGACGCGCGGACCTGCCGCCCGACCGGCACCTCAGTGACGACATGATCCGCGCCATAGGCAGCCGCGGCGGCGTGATCGGGCTGAACCTCATGAACTCCTTTCTCGACGCGGATTGGACCCTGAGGGACCGGGCCGTCCCGGTGCGCATGCGCGACCAGGTGGCGCGGCACTGGGCCCACGTGGCGGGCCTGGTCGGGTGGCACAGCGTCGGGATCGGGTCGGATCTCGATGCCGGCGCCGGACGCGAAGAAAGCCCTGAGGAGCTCGACAACGCGGCCGACTGGCCGCGGCTGGCCGGCGCCGTGCCCGAAGAGCACCGTGAGGCGGTGCTGGGCGGCAATTGGCTGCGCGTGCTGCGTGCCCACCTGCCCCGCACGTAG